DNA from Comamonas serinivorans:
GGCGCCAGTGCGCCGTACCACGAGATGGGCCGGGACGCGGCCCGGCTCGCGCTGCAGGACGCGGGCGTGCCCTACGACCGCGTGCGGCAGGCGTACGTGGGCTATGTCTATGGCGATTCGACCTGCGGCCAGGCGGCTGTCTATGGCGTCGGCCTGACCGGCATCCCGGTGTTCAACGTCAACAACAACTGCGCCACCGGCTCGTCGGCGCTGTTCCTGGCGCGCCAGGCCGTGTCCAGCGGGGCGGTCGACTGCGCCCTGGCCCTGGGGTTCGAGCAGATGAACCCCGGCGCGCTCAAGGGCGCGTTCGACGACCGGCCCAGCCCCATGGCCCGCTTTGCCGGCGTCATGAACGAGCTGCAGGGCACCGACCCGCAGGCGCCGCGTGCGGCGCAGTTCTTCGGCGGCGCGGCGCGCGAGCACATGAAGCGCTTTGGCACGCGGGCCGACACCTTTGGCCGCATCTCGGTCAAGGCGCGCCAGCACGCCGCGCGCAACCCGCTGGCCCTGTTCCGCCAGACGCTGACGCTGGAAGAGGTCATGGCCTCGGCCACGGTGTTCGACCCGCTCACGCGCTTTCAGTGCTGCCCGCCGACCTGTGGCGCCGCAGCGGCGGTGCTGTGCTCGGGCGACTTCGTCAAGCGGCATGGCCTCGAGGCCGCGGCCGTGCGCATCGCGGCCCAGGCCATGACCACCGACACCGGCAGCACCTTCGACGACGGCGACATGCGCCGTGTGGTGGGTTACGACATGACGGCGGCGGCGGCCCGCCAGGTCTACGAGCAGGCCGGCATCGGCCCGG
Protein-coding regions in this window:
- a CDS encoding lipid-transfer protein translates to MSAQDVYVIGVGMLPFTKPGASAPYHEMGRDAARLALQDAGVPYDRVRQAYVGYVYGDSTCGQAAVYGVGLTGIPVFNVNNNCATGSSALFLARQAVSSGAVDCALALGFEQMNPGALKGAFDDRPSPMARFAGVMNELQGTDPQAPRAAQFFGGAAREHMKRFGTRADTFGRISVKARQHAARNPLALFRQTLTLEEVMASATVFDPLTRFQCCPPTCGAAAAVLCSGDFVKRHGLEAAAVRIAAQAMTTDTGSTFDDGDMRRVVGYDMTAAAARQVYEQAGIGPDELDVVELHDCFTANELITYEALGLTPEGTAEQFVLDGDNTYGGRVVTNPSGGLLSKGHPLGATGLAQCAELVWQLRGTAQQRQVEGARLALQHNLGLGGACVVTLYQKG